The following are from one region of the Gloeomargarita lithophora Alchichica-D10 genome:
- a CDS encoding adenylate/guanylate cyclase domain-containing protein, which produces MTTSAAYLLLTTPTGEQYIPLVGGNTWNIGRADRNGIVLADRWVSRNHAMIQRLDTGEYYFIDFGSRNGSFLRGRRVSIPMALRDGDQLVIGETKMIFHVRNSIQPTTVPPLRSEVNENATEVLHVRCLISVLVVDIREFSLLARQVDEALLSQAIGSWFRQVGEIIQRFGSRVDKYIGDAVMAVWIHNTQGPSQNDMLRLLRTIWAIDKTTANLHYQHPLPGQLRIGVGLNTGYAMVGNSGSGERPEYTALGDTVNTAFRLESATRALGLDVAMGRSTFAYIQDMEQAKDFFIPHTTTLKGYEEPVTLWGTSFNHLRLFLQLHNPEGGTRSGTFTLPSGSLD; this is translated from the coding sequence GTGACAACTTCAGCAGCCTACTTACTCCTAACTACACCAACCGGTGAGCAGTATATTCCTCTCGTGGGGGGAAACACCTGGAACATTGGGCGGGCGGATCGCAATGGCATTGTCTTGGCGGATCGTTGGGTTTCCCGCAACCACGCCATGATCCAACGCCTGGACACGGGGGAATACTATTTTATTGATTTTGGCAGTCGCAATGGGTCATTTCTGCGGGGGCGCCGGGTGAGCATCCCCATGGCACTGCGGGACGGGGATCAACTGGTGATTGGGGAAACCAAAATGATCTTCCATGTCCGCAATTCGATTCAGCCGACGACGGTGCCGCCGCTCCGGTCAGAAGTGAATGAAAATGCCACCGAGGTCTTGCACGTCCGCTGTTTGATTTCGGTGCTGGTGGTGGATATTCGGGAATTTAGTTTGCTGGCGCGCCAGGTGGATGAAGCCCTGTTGTCCCAGGCGATTGGTTCCTGGTTTCGGCAGGTGGGGGAAATTATCCAGCGCTTTGGCTCCCGGGTGGACAAGTACATCGGCGATGCGGTGATGGCGGTCTGGATTCACAATACCCAAGGCCCGTCCCAGAATGATATGTTGCGCCTATTACGCACAATTTGGGCGATTGATAAAACCACGGCCAATTTGCATTACCAACATCCCCTGCCGGGACAGTTGCGGATCGGGGTGGGGTTGAATACGGGCTATGCCATGGTGGGCAATAGCGGTAGCGGCGAACGCCCGGAATATACAGCCTTGGGGGATACGGTGAATACGGCTTTTCGTTTAGAATCCGCCACCCGTGCCCTAGGGTTGGATGTGGCGATGGGGCGCAGTACATTTGCGTACATTCAGGATATGGAGCAGGCCAAGGATTTTTTCATCCCCCACACCACCACCCTCAAGGGCTACGAAGAGCCGGTGACCCTGTGGGGAACTTCGTTTAACCACCTGCGGCTATTTCTGCAACTGCACAATCCTGAAGGGGGCACCC
- a CDS encoding undecaprenyl-diphosphate phosphatase: MSDGWGGVWPVLLASTPAIPTWWQAIILGFIQGATEFLPISSIAHLRIIPAFLGWPDFGVSFSAVIQLGSLVALLGYFRRDLRQVGQGFVQAVRKRQWQSLPVRLVIGIGAGSLPILVAGVLIKFTVGSPPRGLPVIAAALIGLGLLLAWAERVGSRSRGMEDIRIRDGIGVGFTQALALIPGVSRSGATLTGGLLLGLERPAAARFSFLLGIPALFLAGIVELVTEIELTTESLVSVFWGTLSALIFSYWAIDFLLKFLQRHSTQVFIIYRIVLGMIILIGWNWGYWR; encoded by the coding sequence ATGAGCGATGGCTGGGGTGGGGTCTGGCCGGTATTGCTGGCGAGTACTCCGGCCATTCCTACCTGGTGGCAGGCGATCATTCTGGGTTTTATCCAGGGGGCAACGGAGTTTTTGCCCATCAGTAGCATTGCCCATCTGCGGATTATTCCGGCCTTTTTGGGCTGGCCGGACTTTGGGGTGTCCTTTAGTGCGGTGATTCAGTTGGGCAGTTTGGTGGCGCTGCTGGGGTACTTCCGGCGGGATTTGCGCCAGGTGGGGCAGGGGTTTGTCCAGGCGGTGCGTAAACGCCAGTGGCAGTCGCTCCCAGTGCGCCTGGTGATTGGGATTGGGGCGGGTAGCCTGCCAATTCTGGTGGCCGGAGTGCTAATTAAATTCACCGTGGGTTCGCCGCCCCGGGGCTTGCCGGTGATTGCGGCGGCACTGATTGGCTTGGGGTTACTGCTGGCCTGGGCGGAACGGGTGGGCAGTCGCAGTCGTGGCATGGAGGACATTCGCATCCGAGATGGCATTGGGGTGGGCTTTACCCAGGCGTTGGCTTTGATACCGGGGGTGTCCCGTTCGGGGGCGACCCTAACCGGGGGATTATTGCTGGGATTGGAACGACCGGCGGCGGCCAGATTTTCCTTTTTGTTGGGCATCCCGGCCTTATTTTTAGCGGGAATTGTGGAATTGGTGACGGAAATTGAACTGACGACCGAGAGCTTGGTGAGTGTATTTTGGGGCACGCTTTCGGCGTTGATTTTTTCCTACTGGGCGATTGATTTTTTGTTGAAATTTCTCCAACGCCACAGCACGCAGGTATTTATTATCTATCGCATTGTCTTAGGCATGATTATTCTGATCGGTTGGAACTGGGGGTATTGGCGTTAA